One Glycine max cultivar Williams 82 chromosome 4, Glycine_max_v4.0, whole genome shotgun sequence DNA segment encodes these proteins:
- the LOC100792158 gene encoding ribonuclease P protein subunit p25-like protein isoform X1: MDRYQRVEKPKAESPINENEIRVTSQGRTRNYITYATTLLQEKGSSEIVLKAMGRAINKTVMIAELIKRRIVGLHQNTQIGSTDITDTWEPLEEGLLPLETTRHVSMITITLSKKELDTSSTGYQPPLPVDQVKPLNEYDEEGEGSPRIRGRGRGRGRGRGRGFYNGGMEYGDGWDGGRGYGGRGRGRARGHAFRGRGRGRGYGVQPVGYYDYGEYDAPPPPRGRGRGRGRGRGRGRGRDQVPAA; the protein is encoded by the exons aTGGATAGGTATCAGAGGGTAGAGAAGCCCAAGGCAGAGAGCCCTATAAACGAGAACGAGATACGCGTTACTTCTCAAGGAAGGACGAGGAATTACATCACCTACGCCACCACTCTCCTTCAG GAGAAAGGATCTAGTGAAATTGTTCTCAAAGCAATGGGACGTGCAATAAATAAGACTGTAATGATTGCTGAACTGATCAAG AGAAGGATTGTTGGTCTGCATCAAAACACCCAAATTGGATCAACTGATATAACTGACACATGGGAACCACTAGAAGAAGGCCTTCTTCC TTTGGAGACTACTCGCCATGTTTCAATGATCACAATTACCTTGTCAAAGAAAGAATTGGATACGTCATCCACAGG ATACCAACCTCCTCTTCCAGTTGATCAAGTAAAACCTTTAAATGAATATGATGAGGAAGGAG AAGGCTCACCAAGGATACGAGGAAGAGGGCGTGGTCGTGGAAGGGGCAGGGGTAGAG GATTTTACAATGGGGGTATGGAATATGGTGATGGTTGGGATGGTGGACGTGGCTATGGTGGAAGAGGGCGTGGTCGTGCAAGGGGGCATGCTTTTCGGGGACGAGGACGAGGACGAGGCTATGGTGTGCAGCCAGTTGGTTACTATGACTATGGTGAATATGATGCTCCACCTCCACCACGTG GCCGTGGCCGTGGAAGGGGAAGAGGCCGAGGCCGTGGCCGGGGAAGGGACCAGGTACCAGCTGCTTGA
- the LOC100790582 gene encoding probable mediator of RNA polymerase II transcription subunit 26c isoform X5: protein MDLDDFRSILDTAGVDVWMFIDAAIAVASSDSAGDLKRRRDGIVERLYAATAAPPWCRNCDEGGHRLNGHRIKKQSRHSPSPERQPHRSTATASPATPQSLDNGEDEDNDEDLDPYGGLLDDEQKKILEIKEQLEEPDQSEDSLVELLQSLADMDITFQGLKETDIGRHVNRLRKHPSNDLRRLVKLLVRKWKEIVDEWVKLNPRGGSNTLMADGDSSPVQKTTQNGHHQQVEIPDFAYSPNPHNGSSGSDRNNSEAERKPKVVPRSEPRPKHAPSPSVSTPASATQNVRI from the exons ATGGATTTGGACGATTTCCGATCCATATTGGACACAGCGGGCGTCGACGTGTGGATGTTCATCGACGCCGCAATCGCCGTTGCCTCCTCGGATTCCGCCGGAGATCTGAAGCGCCGCCGCGATGGCATCGTCGAGCGCCTCTACGCCGCCACGGCGGCTCCTCCGTGGTGCCGGAATTGCGACGAGGGCGGCCACCGCCTCAACGGCCACAGAATCAAGAAACAGAGTCGCCATAGTCCCAGCCCCGAACGGCAACCGCACCGCTCCACCGCCACAGCTTCCCCGGCAACGCCGCAGTCTCTCGACAACGGCGAAGACGAAGACAACGACGAGGATTTAGATCCTTATGGTGGCTTGTTGGACGACGAACAGAAGAAGATTCTGGAGATTAAAGAACAACTGGAGGAGCCTGATCAG TCTGAAGATTCTTTGGTGGAGCTGCTGCAAAGCCTCGCGGACATGGATATAACATTCCAAGGGTTAAag GAGACTGACATCGGGAGGCACGTGAATCGGTTACGGAAGCATCCTTCAAACGACCTTCGGCGATTGGTGAAGTTGCTTGTCAG gaagtggaaggaaattgtggATGAGTGGGTGAAGTTGAATCCACGGGGAGGAAGCAACACTCTGATGG CTGATGGAGACTCGTCGCCTGTGCAGAAAACCACTCAAAATGGGCATCATCAGCAGGTTGAG ATTCCTGATTTTGCATACTCGCCCAATCCACACA ATGGGAGCTCAGGGTCTGACCGTAACAACTCAGAAGCAGAACGCAAACCCAAAGTAGTTCCCCGCAGTGAACCTAGGCCAAAACACGCGCCATCACCGTCAGTTTCAACCCCTGCTTCCGCTACTCAAAACGTACGGATATGA
- the LOC100790582 gene encoding probable mediator of RNA polymerase II transcription subunit 26c isoform X4 — translation MDLDDFRSILDTAGVDVWMFIDAAIAVASSDSAGDLKRRRDGIVERLYAATAAPPWCRNCDEGGHRLNGHRIKKQSRHSPSPERQPHRSTATASPATPQSLDNGEDEDNDEDLDPYGGLLDDEQKKILEIKEQLEEPDQSEDSLVELLQSLADMDITFQGLKETDIGRHVNRLRKHPSNDLRRLVKLLVRKWKEIVDEWVKLNPRGGSNTLMADGDSSPVQKTTQNGHHQQIPDFAYSPNPHNGSSGSDRNNSEAERKPKVVPRSEPRPKHAPSPSVSTPASATQNRQRESSFDAERLASARRRLQENYKEAEIAKRQRTIQVMDIHDLPKAKPKNNAFFGKNKGGGGGGSQGRHW, via the exons ATGGATTTGGACGATTTCCGATCCATATTGGACACAGCGGGCGTCGACGTGTGGATGTTCATCGACGCCGCAATCGCCGTTGCCTCCTCGGATTCCGCCGGAGATCTGAAGCGCCGCCGCGATGGCATCGTCGAGCGCCTCTACGCCGCCACGGCGGCTCCTCCGTGGTGCCGGAATTGCGACGAGGGCGGCCACCGCCTCAACGGCCACAGAATCAAGAAACAGAGTCGCCATAGTCCCAGCCCCGAACGGCAACCGCACCGCTCCACCGCCACAGCTTCCCCGGCAACGCCGCAGTCTCTCGACAACGGCGAAGACGAAGACAACGACGAGGATTTAGATCCTTATGGTGGCTTGTTGGACGACGAACAGAAGAAGATTCTGGAGATTAAAGAACAACTGGAGGAGCCTGATCAG TCTGAAGATTCTTTGGTGGAGCTGCTGCAAAGCCTCGCGGACATGGATATAACATTCCAAGGGTTAAag GAGACTGACATCGGGAGGCACGTGAATCGGTTACGGAAGCATCCTTCAAACGACCTTCGGCGATTGGTGAAGTTGCTTGTCAG gaagtggaaggaaattgtggATGAGTGGGTGAAGTTGAATCCACGGGGAGGAAGCAACACTCTGATGG CTGATGGAGACTCGTCGCCTGTGCAGAAAACCACTCAAAATGGGCATCATCAGCAG ATTCCTGATTTTGCATACTCGCCCAATCCACACA ATGGGAGCTCAGGGTCTGACCGTAACAACTCAGAAGCAGAACGCAAACCCAAAGTAGTTCCCCGCAGTGAACCTAGGCCAAAACACGCGCCATCACCGTCAGTTTCAACCCCTGCTTCCGCTACTCAAAAC AGACAGAGGGAGAGCAGTTTTGACGCGGAGAGGCTTGCTTCGGCGAGAAGGAGGCTTCAAGAGAACTACAAAGAGGCTGAAATTG CCAAAAGGCAAAGAACGATTCAGGTGATGGACATCCATGACTTACCAAAGGCAAAACCCAAGAATAATGCCTTCTTTGGGAAGAAcaaaggtggtggtggtggtggttctCAGGGAAGGCACtggtga
- the LOC100791107 gene encoding citrate-binding protein encodes MVPKPILCVTLLSLIISLTTLSLVAADPTYGFTRLPLSNSNFQVQRPYDVPVSQRYSFSNGVHRFLVYSSDKPHMQGSATEPRTEIRITGYDYTSGVWQFEGYFYVPSGTTGTCIQQVFGGVSSATTSQSRVYGGSLTHYQSITLEQNIYNRWIRFNVIHDVGANNVKIYINGGNAPRYNGPGRGASTHYFKFGVYAQPGAASNYMESQWRDIKILRK; translated from the exons ATGGTGCCGAAACCCATTTTGTGTGTAACCCTTTTGTCATTAATAATTTCTCTGACCACTCTTTCCTTGGTTGCCGCCGATCCCACATATGGCTTCACCCGTCTTCCACTAAGTAACTCAAACTTCCAAGTCCAAAGGCCTTACGACGTTCCAGTCAGCCAACGCTACAGCTTTTCAAATGGAGTGCACAGATTTTTGGTATACTCCTCGGACAAGCCTCACATGCAAGGCAGTGCAACGGAGCCACGAACTGAGATTCGTATCACT GGATACGATTATACATCTGGTGTGTGGCAATTTGAAGGGTATTTTTACGTGCCAAGTGGCACAACCGGGACGTGCATCCAACAAGTGTTTGGTGGAGTATCCTCAGCCACAACCTCGCAGAGTAGAGTCTATGGTGGTTCTCTCACTCATTAccaatcgattacactggaacAAAACATCTACAATAGGTGGATTCGGTTTAACGTGATCCATGATGTGGGTGCTAACAACGTGAAGATTTATATTAATGGGGGGAATGCTCCCAGGTACAATGGACCTGGCCGTGGAGCTAGCACTCACTACTTCAAGTTTGGGGTTTATGCACAACCTGGTGCTGCTTCCAACTACATGGAATCTCAATGGCGGGATATcaagattttaagaaaatag
- the LOC100790582 gene encoding probable mediator of RNA polymerase II transcription subunit 26c isoform X1, translating into MDLDDFRSILDTAGVDVWMFIDAAIAVASSDSAGDLKRRRDGIVERLYAATAAPPWCRNCDEGGHRLNGHRIKKQSRHSPSPERQPHRSTATASPATPQSLDNGEDEDNDEDLDPYGGLLDDEQKKILEIKEQLEEPDQSEDSLVELLQSLADMDITFQGLKETDIGRHVNRLRKHPSNDLRRLVKLLVRKWKEIVDEWVKLNPRGGSNTLMADGDSSPVQKTTQNGHHQQVEIPDFAYSPNPHNGSSGSDRNNSEAERKPKVVPRSEPRPKHAPSPSVSTPASATQNRQRESSFDAERLASARRRLQENYKEAEIGGIFISIKFSFLMIHLSLSLYIYITDGLFVVFVRCIYSQKAKNDSGDGHP; encoded by the exons ATGGATTTGGACGATTTCCGATCCATATTGGACACAGCGGGCGTCGACGTGTGGATGTTCATCGACGCCGCAATCGCCGTTGCCTCCTCGGATTCCGCCGGAGATCTGAAGCGCCGCCGCGATGGCATCGTCGAGCGCCTCTACGCCGCCACGGCGGCTCCTCCGTGGTGCCGGAATTGCGACGAGGGCGGCCACCGCCTCAACGGCCACAGAATCAAGAAACAGAGTCGCCATAGTCCCAGCCCCGAACGGCAACCGCACCGCTCCACCGCCACAGCTTCCCCGGCAACGCCGCAGTCTCTCGACAACGGCGAAGACGAAGACAACGACGAGGATTTAGATCCTTATGGTGGCTTGTTGGACGACGAACAGAAGAAGATTCTGGAGATTAAAGAACAACTGGAGGAGCCTGATCAG TCTGAAGATTCTTTGGTGGAGCTGCTGCAAAGCCTCGCGGACATGGATATAACATTCCAAGGGTTAAag GAGACTGACATCGGGAGGCACGTGAATCGGTTACGGAAGCATCCTTCAAACGACCTTCGGCGATTGGTGAAGTTGCTTGTCAG gaagtggaaggaaattgtggATGAGTGGGTGAAGTTGAATCCACGGGGAGGAAGCAACACTCTGATGG CTGATGGAGACTCGTCGCCTGTGCAGAAAACCACTCAAAATGGGCATCATCAGCAGGTTGAG ATTCCTGATTTTGCATACTCGCCCAATCCACACA ATGGGAGCTCAGGGTCTGACCGTAACAACTCAGAAGCAGAACGCAAACCCAAAGTAGTTCCCCGCAGTGAACCTAGGCCAAAACACGCGCCATCACCGTCAGTTTCAACCCCTGCTTCCGCTACTCAAAAC AGACAGAGGGAGAGCAGTTTTGACGCGGAGAGGCTTGCTTCGGCGAGAAGGAGGCTTCAAGAGAACTACAAAGAGGCTGAAATTGGTGGAATTTTCatttctataaaattttcatttttgatgatacatctctctctctctctatatatatatataactgacGGGTTATTTGTGGTGTTTGTGCGGTGTATTTATAGCCAAAAGGCAAAGAACGATTCAGGTGATGGACATCCATGA
- the LOC100790582 gene encoding probable mediator of RNA polymerase II transcription subunit 26c isoform X3: protein MDLDDFRSILDTAGVDVWMFIDAAIAVASSDSAGDLKRRRDGIVERLYAATAAPPWCRNCDEGGHRLNGHRIKKQSRHSPSPERQPHRSTATASPATPQSLDNGEDEDNDEDLDPYGGLLDDEQKKILEIKEQLEEPDQSEDSLVELLQSLADMDITFQGLKETDIGRHVNRLRKHPSNDLRRLVKLLVRKWKEIVDEWVKLNPRGGSNTLMADGDSSPVQKTTQNGHHQQVEIPDFAYSPNPHNGSSGSDRNNSEAERKPKVVPRSEPRPKHAPSPSVSTPASATQNRQRESSFDAERLASARRRLQENYKEAEIAKRQRTIQVMDIHDLPKAKPKNNAFFGKNKGGGGGGSQGRHW from the exons ATGGATTTGGACGATTTCCGATCCATATTGGACACAGCGGGCGTCGACGTGTGGATGTTCATCGACGCCGCAATCGCCGTTGCCTCCTCGGATTCCGCCGGAGATCTGAAGCGCCGCCGCGATGGCATCGTCGAGCGCCTCTACGCCGCCACGGCGGCTCCTCCGTGGTGCCGGAATTGCGACGAGGGCGGCCACCGCCTCAACGGCCACAGAATCAAGAAACAGAGTCGCCATAGTCCCAGCCCCGAACGGCAACCGCACCGCTCCACCGCCACAGCTTCCCCGGCAACGCCGCAGTCTCTCGACAACGGCGAAGACGAAGACAACGACGAGGATTTAGATCCTTATGGTGGCTTGTTGGACGACGAACAGAAGAAGATTCTGGAGATTAAAGAACAACTGGAGGAGCCTGATCAG TCTGAAGATTCTTTGGTGGAGCTGCTGCAAAGCCTCGCGGACATGGATATAACATTCCAAGGGTTAAag GAGACTGACATCGGGAGGCACGTGAATCGGTTACGGAAGCATCCTTCAAACGACCTTCGGCGATTGGTGAAGTTGCTTGTCAG gaagtggaaggaaattgtggATGAGTGGGTGAAGTTGAATCCACGGGGAGGAAGCAACACTCTGATGG CTGATGGAGACTCGTCGCCTGTGCAGAAAACCACTCAAAATGGGCATCATCAGCAGGTTGAG ATTCCTGATTTTGCATACTCGCCCAATCCACACA ATGGGAGCTCAGGGTCTGACCGTAACAACTCAGAAGCAGAACGCAAACCCAAAGTAGTTCCCCGCAGTGAACCTAGGCCAAAACACGCGCCATCACCGTCAGTTTCAACCCCTGCTTCCGCTACTCAAAAC AGACAGAGGGAGAGCAGTTTTGACGCGGAGAGGCTTGCTTCGGCGAGAAGGAGGCTTCAAGAGAACTACAAAGAGGCTGAAATTG CCAAAAGGCAAAGAACGATTCAGGTGATGGACATCCATGACTTACCAAAGGCAAAACCCAAGAATAATGCCTTCTTTGGGAAGAAcaaaggtggtggtggtggtggttctCAGGGAAGGCACtggtga
- the LOC100792158 gene encoding ribonuclease P protein subunit p25-like protein isoform X2 produces MDRYQRVEKPKAESPINENEIRVTSQGRTRNYITYATTLLQEKGSSEIVLKAMGRAINKTVMIAELIKRRIVGLHQNTQIGSTDITDTWEPLEEGLLPLETTRHVSMITITLSKKELDTSSTGYQPPLPVDQVKPLNEYDEEGGSPRIRGRGRGRGRGRGRGFYNGGMEYGDGWDGGRGYGGRGRGRARGHAFRGRGRGRGYGVQPVGYYDYGEYDAPPPPRGRGRGRGRGRGRGRGRDQVPAA; encoded by the exons aTGGATAGGTATCAGAGGGTAGAGAAGCCCAAGGCAGAGAGCCCTATAAACGAGAACGAGATACGCGTTACTTCTCAAGGAAGGACGAGGAATTACATCACCTACGCCACCACTCTCCTTCAG GAGAAAGGATCTAGTGAAATTGTTCTCAAAGCAATGGGACGTGCAATAAATAAGACTGTAATGATTGCTGAACTGATCAAG AGAAGGATTGTTGGTCTGCATCAAAACACCCAAATTGGATCAACTGATATAACTGACACATGGGAACCACTAGAAGAAGGCCTTCTTCC TTTGGAGACTACTCGCCATGTTTCAATGATCACAATTACCTTGTCAAAGAAAGAATTGGATACGTCATCCACAGG ATACCAACCTCCTCTTCCAGTTGATCAAGTAAAACCTTTAAATGAATATGATGAGGAAGGAG GCTCACCAAGGATACGAGGAAGAGGGCGTGGTCGTGGAAGGGGCAGGGGTAGAG GATTTTACAATGGGGGTATGGAATATGGTGATGGTTGGGATGGTGGACGTGGCTATGGTGGAAGAGGGCGTGGTCGTGCAAGGGGGCATGCTTTTCGGGGACGAGGACGAGGACGAGGCTATGGTGTGCAGCCAGTTGGTTACTATGACTATGGTGAATATGATGCTCCACCTCCACCACGTG GCCGTGGCCGTGGAAGGGGAAGAGGCCGAGGCCGTGGCCGGGGAAGGGACCAGGTACCAGCTGCTTGA
- the LOC113001434 gene encoding uncharacterized protein, giving the protein MAEASPSRKSKPQMMESDMEVAQHLIQLSEDSSSDDIAGKRNTSCDGEEVHQRLSDDISVEKKIRELFGDDEVSQPKKKKRRRRYRSLVNIYMATASISMLQR; this is encoded by the coding sequence ATGGCTGAAGCGTCTCCTTCACGTAAAAGCAAACCTCAAATGATGGAGTCAGACATGGAAGTTGCGCAGCATCTTATTCAACTGAGCGAAGATAGCAGCAGCGACGACATTGCAGGGAAGAGGAACACAAGCTGTGACGGAGAAGAAGTTCATCAAAGGCTAAGTGATGACATATCTGTAGAGAAGAAGATTCGAGAGCTTTTCGGGGATGACGAGGTTTCTCAgccgaagaagaagaagaggaggaggagataTCGGTCTCTTGTGAACATATACATGGCCACTGCATCCATCTCAATGCTTCAAAGGTGA
- the LOC100792693 gene encoding Protein LIKE COV 2-like: MAEEKESTSIPLSQGENASRDDPEDPAKSPPSSPNSSTRKACCFVLQSWVSKKFMTGCVVLFPVAVTFFITWWFIQFVDGFFSPIYSRLGIDVFGLGFITSLAFVFLIGVFVSSWMGATVFWIGEWFIKRMPLVRHIYSASKQISAAISPDQNTTAFKEVAIIRHPRVGEYAFGFITSTVILQKDNEDEELCSVFVPTNHLYIGDIFLVNSKDIIRPNLSIREGIEIIVSGGMTMPQLISPVERDTRPNERVSLNRIG; encoded by the exons ATGGCCGAAGAAAAAGAATCAACGTCAATTCCTCTTAGTCAAGGGGAAAATGCATCTCGCGACGATCCCGAAGACCCAGCCAAGTCTCCACCAAGCTCGCCCAACTCCTCCACTCGCAAG GCTTGCTGCTTTGTTCTCCAGAGTTGGGTCTCTAAGAAATTTATGACTGGATG CGTAGTTCTTTTTCCAGTTGCTGTTACCTTCTTCATTACATGGTGGTTTATTCAGTTTGTTGATGGTTTCTTTAGTCCAATATACTCCAGGCTCGGGATAGATGTATTTG GACTTGGTTTTATTACATCATTAGCTTTTGTATTTCttattggtgtttttgtttCGTCGTGGATGGGAGCCACTGTTTTCTGGATTGGAGAATGGTTCATAAAGCGAATGCCCCTTGTTAGGCATATATACTCTGCATCCAAGCAGATCAGTGCTGCAATATCTCCAG ATCAAAATACCACTGCCTTTAAAGAGGTAGCAATTATCCGTCACCCGCGTGTTGGTGAATATGCATTTGGCTTTATTACATCAACTGTTATTCTACAG AAAGATAATGAAGATGAAGAGCTTTGTAGTGTTTTTGTCCCTACGAATCATCTATATATTGGTGATATATTTTTGGTTAATTCCAAAGATATTATAAGACCAAATCTTTCCATTCGAGAAGGCATTG AAATCATTGTTTCCGGAGGAATGACTATGCCACAGTTGATATCTCCAGTGGAAAGGGACACTCGACCGAATGAAAGAGTCTCTTTGAACAGAATTGGATAA
- the LOC100790582 gene encoding probable mediator of RNA polymerase II transcription subunit 26c isoform X2, translated as MDLDDFRSILDTAGVDVWMFIDAAIAVASSDSAGDLKRRRDGIVERLYAATAAPPWCRNCDEGGHRLNGHRIKKQSRHSPSPERQPHRSTATASPATPQSLDNGEDEDNDEDLDPYGGLLDDEQKKILEIKEQLEEPDQSEDSLVELLQSLADMDITFQGLKETDIGRHVNRLRKHPSNDLRRLVKLLVRKWKEIVDEWVKLNPRGGSNTLMADGDSSPVQKTTQNGHHQQIPDFAYSPNPHNGSSGSDRNNSEAERKPKVVPRSEPRPKHAPSPSVSTPASATQNRQRESSFDAERLASARRRLQENYKEAEIGGIFISIKFSFLMIHLSLSLYIYITDGLFVVFVRCIYSQKAKNDSGDGHP; from the exons ATGGATTTGGACGATTTCCGATCCATATTGGACACAGCGGGCGTCGACGTGTGGATGTTCATCGACGCCGCAATCGCCGTTGCCTCCTCGGATTCCGCCGGAGATCTGAAGCGCCGCCGCGATGGCATCGTCGAGCGCCTCTACGCCGCCACGGCGGCTCCTCCGTGGTGCCGGAATTGCGACGAGGGCGGCCACCGCCTCAACGGCCACAGAATCAAGAAACAGAGTCGCCATAGTCCCAGCCCCGAACGGCAACCGCACCGCTCCACCGCCACAGCTTCCCCGGCAACGCCGCAGTCTCTCGACAACGGCGAAGACGAAGACAACGACGAGGATTTAGATCCTTATGGTGGCTTGTTGGACGACGAACAGAAGAAGATTCTGGAGATTAAAGAACAACTGGAGGAGCCTGATCAG TCTGAAGATTCTTTGGTGGAGCTGCTGCAAAGCCTCGCGGACATGGATATAACATTCCAAGGGTTAAag GAGACTGACATCGGGAGGCACGTGAATCGGTTACGGAAGCATCCTTCAAACGACCTTCGGCGATTGGTGAAGTTGCTTGTCAG gaagtggaaggaaattgtggATGAGTGGGTGAAGTTGAATCCACGGGGAGGAAGCAACACTCTGATGG CTGATGGAGACTCGTCGCCTGTGCAGAAAACCACTCAAAATGGGCATCATCAGCAG ATTCCTGATTTTGCATACTCGCCCAATCCACACA ATGGGAGCTCAGGGTCTGACCGTAACAACTCAGAAGCAGAACGCAAACCCAAAGTAGTTCCCCGCAGTGAACCTAGGCCAAAACACGCGCCATCACCGTCAGTTTCAACCCCTGCTTCCGCTACTCAAAAC AGACAGAGGGAGAGCAGTTTTGACGCGGAGAGGCTTGCTTCGGCGAGAAGGAGGCTTCAAGAGAACTACAAAGAGGCTGAAATTGGTGGAATTTTCatttctataaaattttcatttttgatgatacatctctctctctctctatatatatatataactgacGGGTTATTTGTGGTGTTTGTGCGGTGTATTTATAGCCAAAAGGCAAAGAACGATTCAGGTGATGGACATCCATGA